The genomic region CAGGGTGACCGCGCGCTGCGAGTCGCGCGCGGCGGTCAGCCGCTCGTCCAGCGCGCGGCGGTTGCCGATCCCGGTCAGCGGGTCCTGCCGGGCCGCGTGCCACTCGGCGTCGTGCCGGGCGGACAGGTCGTGCACGTCCAGCGCGTGCAGGACGGCGTTCAGCGTGCGCCTGCGCTCGTTCCACCAGCTCCGCGCCACCGAGCGGGCGTAGACCAACCCGGCGACGGCTCCCCGCTCACCGGCGTCCGCGGCCAGCTCGGACCGGGTCTGCAGCACCAGCATGTGGGTGGCTGGGTCGGCCAGCGTGATCAGGTCGTCGGCGGCTCGCTCAGCCGCAGCGCGGGCCTGCTCGAGATCGCCGGAGGCCGCGAAAGCCCTTGCCAGGTAGGCGCCGGCGATCGCCAGCCGCTCGGTCTCGCCCAGCTTGCAGATCTGGTCCCGGCACTCGGTCAGCTCCACCACGGCCGCCGCCGGGTCCTGGCTGGTCGTCGCCGCGGCCAGCCACAGCCGGGCACTCAGCCGCCAGTACTCCTGCGTCTCGTCCTCGGCCACGACCACCCGCTCGGCCTCACGGGCCCAGTACGCCGCGGAGGCGAGCCGCTCACGGATCTCCTGCTGGTACGCCGGATCGCCGAGCCGCTCGAGCTCGTGACTCCAGCGCAGGTAGGTCTCGGCGAGGTTCAGCCGGTCGATCGCCGACGACTCGGCCAGCTCGAACACATCGACGTCGGACTGCGCCGCCACCTCGTAGTGCGGGATGCAGAGCTCGTACAGCCGGAGCACGTCGTACGCGTAGCCGAGGCCGGTGTGCGCCCACGCGGTCAGGCCGGGATCCGTGGTGCGGCTGAGCGCGGTCTCGGCCGCGACCAGGTCGGCGACGGTGTCACCGCCCCGGTCGCTGCGGGCCAGGTTGATGATCCGGATCGGCAGCGCGTTCGCCTCCCAGCCGGGCTCGTCGATCGCCCGGGCCACTCGCAGGCAGTCGTCCACCGCGGCGAGCGCCTCGTCGGCGTCGCTGGCGTGGTGGGCGGTGACGCCGCGCACGTACTCCGCGGCGGCCAGGGCGTAGCTGGGCTCCGGACCGAGCTCGGCGCGGACCGCCTCGATCTCGGCGGCCGCGAGGGCGTGGCCGCCGGACTGCGCCAGCGTCATCGCCGCGGCGATCCGTGCCGTCAGCGGACCCCCGTCCATCCCCATCGCGAAGCTCCTGGTCTGTTCCGGCCCGCGGATCGGGCCGGACCGCCCATTGTGGCCGCGCGACCCCCCGCTGTCACGAGGTGACGGAAATCCCTGTCGCCGACGTGCCGAGGACCGGTCCGGACCGGCCGGTACGACGGCTCAGCCGACGGCCTGCTGCGACTTCGCCGCGGCGTGCAGCTGGACCGGCAGCGACTCCACGCCGTACACGATGGAGAAGTCGCGGAACCGCAGCTGCTGCTCGGGCACCGCCAGCGACAGGTCGGGGAACCGGTGCGCCAGCGCGGTGAACGCGGCCCGCAGCTCCATCCGGGCCAGCTCGGCGCCGACGCAGCGGTGCATGCCGTGCCCGAACGCGAGGTGCGCGGCCGGCGCGCGGCGCGGCCAGAACTCCTCCGCGTCCGGGCCGAAGACGGTCTTGTCCCGGTCGGCGCCGGACAGCGAGACCGCGACCAGGTCGCCCTTCTTCACCTGGTGGCCGAACAGTTCCTGGTCGTGCCGGGCGAAGCGGGGGAAGGCCACCTGGACCACGGTCAGGTAGCGCAGCAACTCCTCGACCATGCCGTCGACGGCGGTCGGGTCCTCGCGGATCAGGGCGAAGTTCGCCGGGTCGCGCAGCAGCACCAGCGTGCCGAGCGCCAGCATGCTGGCCGAGGTCTCGTAGCCGCCCAGGAAGACGCCGTCGGCCAGACCGCCGAGCTCGATGTCGTCGATGGTGTCGCCGTGCTCGCGAATGATCGAGCCGATCAGGCCGTCGCCGGGATGCTTGCGCTGCTTGCCGACGATCTCGAACAGGAAGTCGCGCGACTCGCTGGCCGAGCCGAACACGCCGATGCCACCGCCGGACAGGTCGAACCGGGCCGGGCCCAGCGCGCGGAACCTGTCCCGGTCGGACTCCTCGACGCCGAGCAGGTCGGCGATCAGCAGGAACGGCACGTTGAAGGCGAAGTCCGCGACCAGGTCGACGACCGGGCCCTTGGCCTCCATCAGGTCGAGCTGGTCGGCGACGATCTTCTCGATCGCCGGCTCCAGCCGGGCCAGCCGGCGCTTGGTGAACTCCGGCGTCAGCAGCTTGCGCAGCCGGGTGTGGTCCGGCGGGTCGGTGAAGCCGAGGCCGCCGATGCCCTCGGACGGCTTGTTCGGGTCCGAGCCGACCAGCGGACGGATGTCGTTGCTGAAGTTGGTGCTGTCGGCCAGCACGGCCTTGGCCTCGGCGTGCCCGCTGACCATGAAGACGTTCAGCCCGAACAGATGGGCCAGCTTGTGCACCGGCGCGGCCTCCCGGATCTGCCCCAGTTCCGGGACCGGGTCGAGCCCGCTGCGGCGCAGCGGCATCGAGACCTGGCGGGGGAACATCTTCATCTTGGACAGATCCAGACCACCTCTTCGGGTGGTTCTGTTCAGCAACCGGCTGCCGACCCATTTCTTCAGGTATGTCGCAACCATGACTTCCACGCGCCCTCTCCGAACCACTGCCCCCGACGGCTTTCGTCTGCTCCGAAACTAACCGTCGCGAGGACCAGATCTGATGGTGTTGGCACCACACCGATGGTGGCGTTGGCACCACCACGGGAGGGGGCCGAAGCCGTGCCAGCTCAGAGAGTGTCACGGCGAAGGGCCCCGCTGCCACCGGAACCCACCCGTTCTTTCCCCTGGCCCTGCGGGCAGCGGGATCAGGGGGCCGATCAGGGAAAGTCCAGCCGAAAGTCGGATGCGCCCGGGCCCGGGCAACGGGTCCGCGGACCGGGTTCGACGTTGCCCCCGGCATGCAAGCGCCCGGCACTCGCCCGCGCCAAGTGTTTCGTGCAGTGAGCGGCTCCGTCTCGGCATCCGGGACCGTGCGTGCGGGCTCGCGTGCGCGCCCCCGTGCGGGCGGAGCACGAGGTGTGCCGGCGGCCGGACCGGGCTGGTCAGGGGTGCTTTCCGTCACCCGAATGCGGCCGCCGGCGAGCTGACCGGTTACCGTGCGTTGAGAAATGCGTTGCTGTCGGCCGTACTCTGTCTTCGGGCGGGTCGGGTGCTCGGTGGTGCTCACGGGGAATGAGCAGTCCGACCGCAGACGTTGGTGGGCGTACGGGACGCAACAGCAAGGAGCGCAGTGGCAGGGGCAACAGGAACCAAGAGTGCGGCCGGCGCGCCGGCCGCGGCGGCCGGTCGCCGGCTGGTGATCGTCGAGTCGCCGAAGAAGGCGCGGATGATCGCCGGTTTCCTGGGGTCCGGGTACGTGGTGGAGTCGAGCTTCGGCCACATCCGGGACCTGCCGAAGGGGGCCGACGAGATCCCCGCGAAGTACAAGGGGCTGCCGTGGGCCCGGCTCGGCGTCAACATCGACGACCACTTCGACCCGCTGTACGTCGTACCGGCCGACAAGAAGGCACAGATCCGCAAGCTCAAGGACCTGCTGAAGGACGCCGACGAGCTCTACCTGGCCACCGATGAGGACCGCGAGGGCGAGGCGATCGCCTGGCACCTGCTGGACGAGCTGAAGCCGAAGGTCCCGGTCAAGCGGATGGTCTTCCACGAGATCACCCCGAAGGCGATCCAGGACGCGGTCGGCAGCGCCCGCCAGATCAACGACGCGCTGGTCGACGCCCAGGAGGCTCGGCGGATCCTCGACCGGCTGTACGGCTACGAGGTCTCGCCGGTGCTGTGGAAGAAGGTCATGCCGAAGCTGTCGGCGGGCCGGGTCCAGTCGGTCGCGATCCGGATGGTGGTCGACCGCGAGCGGGAGCGGATCGCGTTCCGCAGCGCCTCGTACTGGGACCTGGACGCCACCCTGGACGCCGGTGAGGGCAAGACGCCCCGGCTGTTCCCGTCCCGGCTGGTCTCGGTGGACAGCCGCCGGGTCGCCCAGGGCCGCGACTTCGCGCCGACCGGGGAACTGAAGAGCCAGAACACGGTCCACCTGGACGAGCCGACCGCGACCGCGCTGGCCGCCGCGCTGGCCGAGTCGCGCTTCACCGTCCGCTCGATCGAGTCCAAGCCGTACACCCGCAAGCCGTACGCGCCGTTCCGGACCACCACGCTGCAGCAGGAGGCCGGCCGCAAGCTCGGCATGTCCGCATCGCAGACGATGCAGATCGCCCAGCGGCTGTACGAGAACGGCAACATCACCTACATGCGGACCGACTCGGTCACGCTGTCGGACACCGCGATCACCGCGGCCCGGGCGCAGGTC from Kribbella flavida DSM 17836 harbors:
- a CDS encoding sensor domain-containing diguanylate cyclase, with amino-acid sequence MGMDGGPLTARIAAAMTLAQSGGHALAAAEIEAVRAELGPEPSYALAAAEYVRGVTAHHASDADEALAAVDDCLRVARAIDEPGWEANALPIRIINLARSDRGGDTVADLVAAETALSRTTDPGLTAWAHTGLGYAYDVLRLYELCIPHYEVAAQSDVDVFELAESSAIDRLNLAETYLRWSHELERLGDPAYQQEIRERLASAAYWAREAERVVVAEDETQEYWRLSARLWLAAATTSQDPAAAVVELTECRDQICKLGETERLAIAGAYLARAFAASGDLEQARAAAERAADDLITLADPATHMLVLQTRSELAADAGERGAVAGLVYARSVARSWWNERRRTLNAVLHALDVHDLSARHDAEWHAARQDPLTGIGNRRALDERLTAARDSQRAVTLLAIDVDDLKTVNDSFGHACGDELLQVVANLLVEQARATDAVVRSGGDEFFVVLDQPDAKGGYQLAERVRAAVAGIAAGTAKPWLAGLGLSIGYAATAEGVPVDQLVPLADRRLYEDKRRTR
- a CDS encoding cytochrome P450, translated to MKMFPRQVSMPLRRSGLDPVPELGQIREAAPVHKLAHLFGLNVFMVSGHAEAKAVLADSTNFSNDIRPLVGSDPNKPSEGIGGLGFTDPPDHTRLRKLLTPEFTKRRLARLEPAIEKIVADQLDLMEAKGPVVDLVADFAFNVPFLLIADLLGVEESDRDRFRALGPARFDLSGGGIGVFGSASESRDFLFEIVGKQRKHPGDGLIGSIIREHGDTIDDIELGGLADGVFLGGYETSASMLALGTLVLLRDPANFALIREDPTAVDGMVEELLRYLTVVQVAFPRFARHDQELFGHQVKKGDLVAVSLSGADRDKTVFGPDAEEFWPRRAPAAHLAFGHGMHRCVGAELARMELRAAFTALAHRFPDLSLAVPEQQLRFRDFSIVYGVESLPVQLHAAAKSQQAVG